Genomic segment of Ardenticatena maritima:
AATGCCCAGCCGCATAAAACGCCGATGGACCCGAACCAATGATAGCCACACGGATGCTGTTTGTGCTCATGACGCTTCCTCCATGAAAAGGTGTTTTCCTTTGCGCTTTGTTCAGGATTCAGATTCATGCCGACGCCATTCAAAACGCTCCATAAGGCGCGTTTGCAATGTATCAATCTCGCCCAGGTATTGGTCGCGTTGGGCTTTCAAAACATCGCGAATGGAGAGAATACCAATGAGTTGACCATCTTCGACCACAGGGATATGCCGAAAATGTTTTTCGACCATCACATGCGCAATAATGCGCAAATCATCTTGTGGCAAAGCGGTAATGGGGTCAGGGGTCATCACTTCGCGGACAGGCAAATGCAATACCTCCGCGCCCTGCGTGGCGCAATGGCGCACCAGGTCGCGCTCGGTGAAAATGCCCACCACACGGTCGTCATCATCCACGACGACAACCGCACCAATGTTGTGCTCCGCCAGTATGCGTACAGCATCCAGCACACTGGTGTCGGGGTGAACCGTGATGGTTCCAAAACCTTTGGTTGATAAAAGATTGCGTACTGTCATTTCAAGCCTCCTTTGCTTGATTGGGCATCATTGCCCTTACTTGACGTTTTTGGCCTTCACTCACTCGTTTCAACCGGTTCCAGCAAGCGAATCAAATGGTCAATGAGGTCGGAACGCGTGAGAATGCCCACCAAAGCGCCGTCACGTTCCACCACAGGAAGCCCGCCGACACGCGCCACACGCATGAGTTTGGCGGCTTCAACAATCGGCTCATCTGCTTCGATGGTGATGAGCACCGTGCGCATGATTTCGCTCACGCGGTGCTCTTCAAAATGGCGTCGCACATCTTCGGGCATCACCTGCAAGAGCGGGGAATCAGCCGCCAGCCGCAAATCGCGGTCGCTGATAATCCCCACCAACTCGCCGCGCTCGGTTACGACAGGCAAGCGGCGGATGCCATGTTCAATCATCAATTGCAGGGCTGCGGCTAATGTGGCGTCAGGCGTGACGGTGATTGGGTCGGGCGTCATAATCTCGCGAACAGTCTGCGGCACCTTGCTCATCGCTCCCTCCTATTCTTCTTGCATGGCATTGGCATGGTTTCCACGATAGACGGCGCGGATAATCTGGGCGGCGATGTCATATTTGCGGAACGGCGGCATAATGTAGATACCATCCACCAAATCGCGCACGGCGTCAATCAATTCGAGTGCGATACGCACCCCCTCCTGGGGCTTGTTCTCGGCGGTTGCCATGCGTTCGAGCACATGTTCGGGAATGGTAATACCAGGCACTTCGTTATGCAGGAAGGCGGCATGCCGTTCGTTGTAGAGGGGTAATACGCCCATCAACACAGGAATTTCCACGGGACCGCCATAGGCTTCGATAAAGCGACGCGGTACGTCCGGGTCGTAGAAAGGCATGGTCAAGCAAAAATCCGCGCCGCTGGCTATTTTCTTGCGGAGCAGTTTCACCTCGCGTTCGAGGTTGGCGGCGCCAAAGTTCAACGCACAGCCAACAAGAAAGTGCGTCGGCGCTCCCAGGTCGTTGCCGCCAAAATCCCGCCCCTGGTTGAAGCCTTCTTTGATGAGTTTCATCAAGCCGGTGGGAACAATGTCGTAACTATCGGTAGCGTCCGGATAATCGCCAATCGCGGTGGGGTCGCCCATGACAACGAAGATGTTGCGCACACCCAGCGCATGCGCCGCCAGGAGATCGCCTTGCACGCGGAGCAAGTTGCGCCCCCGTGTTGGGAAGTGGAGCACGGTTTCAATACCCACACGGCTCTGGATGAGGCTGGCAACCGCCCAGGGGCTCATGCGCATACGCGCCAGCGGGCTATCGGCGACATTGAGGACTGTCGCGCCAGCGCCTTTGAGCATGGCGGCGGTGTTGAGCAAGTCGGTCAGGTCAACACCGCGCGGCGGTTCCAGTTCAACCGTGGTGACAAAATGTCCGCTGGCGAAGGCGCGCGCCAATGCCGTCGGGGCGGGGTTTTCGGCAATGTGGCGCACATGCACAGCCACCGGCTCACGCGGGCGCGCCGGGATGGGTTCGCCAGCCTGCCATGAATCGAGTGCGGCACGCATGGCGCGGATGTGGTCGGGTGTGGTGCCGCAGCAGCCCCCGATGAGGCGCACGCCCATTTCGGCGGCTTCGCGGGCGAAGTTGGCAAAGTATTCCGGTGTGGCGGGGTAGAGGATGCGCCCATCCATCTGCTCCGGCCACCCCGCGTTGGGGATAGCAGAGTAGGTGGCATGGGGATATTGCGCCTGCATGGTGCGAATAGCGGCGAGCACGCTCCGCGGTCCAATACCGCAATTCGCGCCCACGACGTCCGCGCCGTTGGCGAGCAATGCCGCCGCAACGTCCACAGGCGCATGCCCCAATTTGGTCACACCGTCGCGTCCAAACGTCATTTGGGCGATGACGGGGATGTCGGGGGCAATCTCCTTGGCGGCACGCAGGGCTTCCTGAATTTCGGCGAGACTGCTGAATGTTTCCAGGATAATACCATCCACGCCGGCTTCAATCAGCGCCTGGATTTGCTCGCGGAAGATAGCGCGGGCTTCCTGCGGCGAAAGGGCACCAAGGGGGGCAAGCATACGCCCAAGCGGTCCTACCGCCCCAAGGATGAAGGCGGGTTGGCGCAAGGCTTCACGGGCGGCTTGCGCAATCTGCACCGCCGCCCGGTTGATCTCCGCGACACGGTCTTGCAAGCCGTGTTCGGCCAGTTTGACGCGATTGGCGCCAAAGGTGTTGGTTTCCAGGACGTCAGCGCCAGCCAGCAGGTAGGCTTCGTGAATATCGCGCACCACCTGCGGGCGCTCGATGTTGGCGCTATCGAACCCTTGTTTGAACGAATAGCCGCGGCTGTAAAGTTGTGTTCCCATTGCCCCATCGGTCAACAAGGGACCCTGGGCAAGCCGCATCAACAAAGGATGTGTCATCGTTCCCTCCGTGTGGCCTCGCTGCCCACGGAATACCCCTAAGGAAGGAGTGTAGTCCGTGGGCGGGTTGTTGTGTAGTGACAATTGTCAAGTGGGGTGGCATCGTTGCGCATATTTTGGGTGATTATAGGAGAGGGAGGGAACACGGGCAACGTACGAGAGGGTACAGAGGAACCAAGACACGTTGAACGAAAGATGGGCCGGGTGGGATTCGAACCCACACGGGCAAAATGCCCAGGGGATTTTAAGTCCCCTGCGTCTACCGTTCCGCCACCGGCCCGTGGCGGGCTGCATTCTACACAAGTTGCCTTCTCTTGTCCAGACAATTATGGTTGTTGAATGAAAATGAGTATCATCTTTTATCCTCAATCAATATGGAAAGGAGGTGCGTGATGAACCGCACACAATTGCAAGGACGTTGGCGGCAAATTCGCGGGCGTGTACGCGAACGCTGGGGACACCTGACCAACGACGACCTGGATGTTATCGCAGGTCGCTGGGACCGCCTGGTAGGGACTGTACAAGAACGTTACGGGCTCACGCGTGAGCAAGCCGAACGCCAGGTGGACGAATTTCTGGCGAGTCTCGAAGATGCCAAAAGCCCCAGTGTGTGGGCACTCGTCGGCATTGCTCTTGTCGCTTTGCTTATCCTGGCCTTTGTGCTCTCTCGACGTGATGAGTGGTAAAGACGCCGGCGGAACACAAAAGCCGCCTGTCCAGGCGGCTTTTGTCAATCCATCCAATGATACCCTGTACTTTTGGATTATTGCTTTTCCACGCATTCTCCCATACTATGGAAACACGTGAGCCCGTCAGAAACTGAATTTACCCATGATGAGAAATATGACGTATCAACAAATGCCCTTCACCCCATTCCTCATCGCAGTCATTCTTCTTGACTTGACAGCGGTCATTTGGTTGTGGGTGCGCTACCGCAACCGTTGGAATGGCCGCATGAGTGCCATTCTCCTGCTTGAAGTCGCATTGTGGATGTTCGGCAATCTGTTGTTGATAAGCATTCCTGATGTACAGTCGCAATTATTGGCGCTCAAAATCATATACACAGCAGTCGTCTTTGTTCCCGCCACATGGCTTCTGTGGACCTATTCGTTCATCAGCCTTGAAGACGATTGGTCGCCCACAACGTATCTTTTTTTCTTTGGCAGTAGTCTTTTCTTTCTGGTGATGGCATGGACAAACGATGTGCACAATCTCTTCTGGCGCTCCCCACGGTTGGAGTCGTTCGATACCTATCTGATTCTCGTCATTGAGCGCGGTCCGCTCTTTTGGGTGTTCATTCTGTATGCCTTCGCATGCGTTTTCTACAGCCTCTACCTGTTAGGGCGATATTTCTACAAAACACGCTCGTTTTACAACTGGCAGATTACGTCGCTTATGGCGGCCATGTTTTTTCCCGCCCTGCTTGCCTTTGCAGATGCTGTGTACATCAAGAAACCCATTGATTTGTCCCCCATTTTCTTGGGCACCTTTACGCTTGGTTTGTTTGCCCTTTCTCTTTCAACGCGCGGTCGGCGCCTGGCGCCTATCGTGTATAACCGCATTCTCGAATACATGCCTGACGCCCTCATCGTTCTTGACGCCCAGCACTGCATTCGAGAACTGAGCAAAAGCGCCGAAAAACTTCTGCAAGGCGACCGGTCAACACTTCTCGGGCTTCCACTCTCCAGCGTCTGGACAGTCGAAACGCACTACCTGGAACGCCTGCTTGCCGATGAAGAAGTCTCTTTTGAACTCCAACTCCCAATTGATGAGCAGGTATGCACTTTCCACGTTCAAACCGGCCTCATTTACGCGCCGGAAGGCAATCTCTTCGCACGTCTCATCTTGTTTCGGGATATGACCGAGCACCATCAAATTCTTGAGCGGCTCCGCGAGAGCGAAGAGCGGTATGTGCTGGCGGCACGCGGCGCGTCCGCCGGCTTGTTCGATTGGGATTTGCGCACGAACACCATTTTCTACGCCCCCCGTTGGAAAACGATGCTCGGGTACACAGAAAGCGAAATCAGCGACTCGCCGAACGAGTGGTTTTGGCGCGTACACCCCGATGACCGCCCAGCATTGAAAACCGCTATCACCGAGCACCTGGCTGGTAAAACGGACTACATGGAAAGTGAATACCGTATCCGCCACAAAAGCGGTTCTTACCTGTGGATGTGGTGCCGCGCCCAAGCCTTGCGCACGCCCGAAGGGCAAGCCTATCGCCTGGCGGGGTCGCAAACCGATATCACAGAGCGTAAACGCATTGAAGAAGCGCTGCGGTTTGAAGCCGAACACGACCCCCTCACCCGCCTGCCCAACCGCAACAAGTTCATGCAACGCCTGCGCGAAGAGTTTGAACGCGCCCAGCAAAACCCCATGTACTCCTATGCGGTTGTCTTTATTGACCTCGACCGCTTCAAACTCATCAACGATACCATGGGGCATACGTTTGGCGATGAATTGCTCAAACTCGTTGCGCAACGGCTCCAGCACTATATCCAATGGGACATGATGCTGGCACGCTTTGGTGGCGATGAGTTCGTCGTCCTGATTACAGGGAGCGACGCCATCCAACGCGCCATGCATCTCGGTTCGGTACTGGTGCGGGCATTCCAACAACCTTTTACCTACCAGGGGCACACGTTCCACTTTACTTTGAGCATGGGGATTGCGCCTGCAACGCTCAGCGCCCCCGAAGATGTGCTCCGTAATGCTGACCTGGCGCTCTACCGCGCAAAAGAGCAGGGGGGTGGGCGGTTCGCCGTCTTCGATGAAACCCTCTTCCGCAATGCGACCATGCGCCTGCAATTGGAAAACGCGCTCCGTGAAGCGCTCGCCCACCAGGATTTGGAGATTTATTTTCAGCCCATCGTGCGGCTCTCCACGGGGCGGCTGGTCGGCTTCGAGGTGCTCGTACGCTGGCACCACCCCGAATACGGCTTCATCCCACCTTCACGCTTTATCCCCATAGCCGAAGAAATGGGATTGGTGAGTGAAATTGACCACTACGTGCTCTCGTCCGCGTTGGCGACGCTGGCACGCTGGCACCACCTTTACCCGTCCAGCCCTCCCATCTGGATTGCCGTCAACTTTTCGGGGCAAGAGTTCCAAACACCGGGCTTTGCTCGCTCAATCCGCAATCTTTTGCGCACCCATGGCGTGCGCCCCGAAGATTTGCACATTGAAATTACCGAGCGGGTTCTGCTCCAACGCACGCAAGAAGCCATAGAGGAGATTACCGCGTTAGAGCGGCTTGGTGTTCCGTTCTACATTGATGATTTTGGGACGGGCTACTCTTCACTCAGTTATCTGCACCGCTTCAACATCAGCGGTTTGAAGATTGACCGCTCATTTGTGCAAAACACCCCCCACTCACCATCCACACAAACGCTGGTGCGCGCCATTGTAGCAATGGCGCACGCTTTGGAGATAGCCGTTGTTGTTGAGGGTGTGGAAACAGTGGAACAGATGACACTGCTCCGTGCCATGGGGTGTGAATATGGGCAAGGGTATTTCTTCGGGCGACCACTCAAAGAGCAAGAAGCCGAGGAGTGGCTGGCGCAAGGTCGCCATACATTCCCCATAGACGAATCCACGGCGTCTAACGCCGGCTAGATTGGTGCCGTCAGCCCTTGCCGCGCCAAACACGCCCAGACGCCAACGCGCGCTTTACCCTTCACGTACCACCAAACGCCGCAAGCGCGCCCACCCCGCCCGACGTTGCGTCGCGCGTTGTCGCCATGTGCCTAAAAGCCCATAGGGGAAATAGAGCACGATGAGGACATACGCCAGCCCAAACACCAGCGGCCAACGGGGTCCGAAGAGACGGTTCAGCACATCCCCCAGAATTTCGAGCACGCCCGCGCCCAAAATTGGCCCCACCAGCGTCCCTACCCCGCCGATAATCACCATCAACAGCGCCTCAATGGTCATGTCAACGCTCAAAAAGCCGGGGTCGGCGAACCCTTGCCACAAGGCGTTGAACGCCCCCGCCAGCGCCGCCATCACGCCCGCCACGACCAACGCCACCAGTTTGTACGCCAGCGGGTTGAACCCCAACGCCGCAGCGCGGGATTCGTTTTCGCGCACGGCTTGCATGGCACGCCCGGTTGGCGAGTTGACCAACCGCCGCGCCAGCCAATACATCACCAGCAAGAACAGCAGCGCCGTCAAATAGAAACGGGTGAAATGGTCGGTGCGGCTCAGCCACCCCGTGAGCGGGATGCCGTGCAAACCATCCTTCGCGCCCGTATAGGCTGCAAAATCATTCGCCTGTGCCAGACGGTAGAAGCCTTCCGCCAACGCCAACGTCACCATCGTGAAGTAAATGCCCCGCACGCGCAGGGAAAGCACGCCCACCAAAAGCGCCTGCACAACAGCCAGCACCACCACCAGCACAAGCGCCCCCCAAATCGGCCACCCCAAATGCTTGACGGTGATGCCCAAGGCATACGCCCCCGTGCCGAAAAAGAGCGCATGCCCAAATGAAAGAATCCCCGTATAGCCCATCAACAGGTCATAACTGACCGCATACACCGCCAAAATAAACGTGTTGATGAGCACCAACTGCACCGTGACAGCCAATCCACTGTCCGTATCAGTACCGCCAAGCCACGCCAACACCCAGGGAAGCCCCGCCAGTGCCGC
This window contains:
- a CDS encoding CBS domain-containing protein: MSKVPQTVREIMTPDPITVTPDATLAAALQLMIEHGIRRLPVVTERGELVGIISDRDLRLAADSPLLQVMPEDVRRHFEEHRVSEIMRTVLITIEADEPIVEAAKLMRVARVGGLPVVERDGALVGILTRSDLIDHLIRLLEPVETSE
- a CDS encoding CsbD family protein; this translates as MNRTQLQGRWRQIRGRVRERWGHLTNDDLDVIAGRWDRLVGTVQERYGLTREQAERQVDEFLASLEDAKSPSVWALVGIALVALLILAFVLSRRDEW
- a CDS encoding CBS domain-containing protein; protein product: MTVRNLLSTKGFGTITVHPDTSVLDAVRILAEHNIGAVVVVDDDDRVVGIFTERDLVRHCATQGAEVLHLPVREVMTPDPITALPQDDLRIIAHVMVEKHFRHIPVVEDGQLIGILSIRDVLKAQRDQYLGEIDTLQTRLMERFEWRRHESES
- a CDS encoding bifunctional homocysteine S-methyltransferase/methylenetetrahydrofolate reductase — translated: MTHPLLMRLAQGPLLTDGAMGTQLYSRGYSFKQGFDSANIERPQVVRDIHEAYLLAGADVLETNTFGANRVKLAEHGLQDRVAEINRAAVQIAQAAREALRQPAFILGAVGPLGRMLAPLGALSPQEARAIFREQIQALIEAGVDGIILETFSSLAEIQEALRAAKEIAPDIPVIAQMTFGRDGVTKLGHAPVDVAAALLANGADVVGANCGIGPRSVLAAIRTMQAQYPHATYSAIPNAGWPEQMDGRILYPATPEYFANFAREAAEMGVRLIGGCCGTTPDHIRAMRAALDSWQAGEPIPARPREPVAVHVRHIAENPAPTALARAFASGHFVTTVELEPPRGVDLTDLLNTAAMLKGAGATVLNVADSPLARMRMSPWAVASLIQSRVGIETVLHFPTRGRNLLRVQGDLLAAHALGVRNIFVVMGDPTAIGDYPDATDSYDIVPTGLMKLIKEGFNQGRDFGGNDLGAPTHFLVGCALNFGAANLEREVKLLRKKIASGADFCLTMPFYDPDVPRRFIEAYGGPVEIPVLMGVLPLYNERHAAFLHNEVPGITIPEHVLERMATAENKPQEGVRIALELIDAVRDLVDGIYIMPPFRKYDIAAQIIRAVYRGNHANAMQEE
- a CDS encoding EAL domain-containing protein encodes the protein MTYQQMPFTPFLIAVILLDLTAVIWLWVRYRNRWNGRMSAILLLEVALWMFGNLLLISIPDVQSQLLALKIIYTAVVFVPATWLLWTYSFISLEDDWSPTTYLFFFGSSLFFLVMAWTNDVHNLFWRSPRLESFDTYLILVIERGPLFWVFILYAFACVFYSLYLLGRYFYKTRSFYNWQITSLMAAMFFPALLAFADAVYIKKPIDLSPIFLGTFTLGLFALSLSTRGRRLAPIVYNRILEYMPDALIVLDAQHCIRELSKSAEKLLQGDRSTLLGLPLSSVWTVETHYLERLLADEEVSFELQLPIDEQVCTFHVQTGLIYAPEGNLFARLILFRDMTEHHQILERLRESEERYVLAARGASAGLFDWDLRTNTIFYAPRWKTMLGYTESEISDSPNEWFWRVHPDDRPALKTAITEHLAGKTDYMESEYRIRHKSGSYLWMWCRAQALRTPEGQAYRLAGSQTDITERKRIEEALRFEAEHDPLTRLPNRNKFMQRLREEFERAQQNPMYSYAVVFIDLDRFKLINDTMGHTFGDELLKLVAQRLQHYIQWDMMLARFGGDEFVVLITGSDAIQRAMHLGSVLVRAFQQPFTYQGHTFHFTLSMGIAPATLSAPEDVLRNADLALYRAKEQGGGRFAVFDETLFRNATMRLQLENALREALAHQDLEIYFQPIVRLSTGRLVGFEVLVRWHHPEYGFIPPSRFIPIAEEMGLVSEIDHYVLSSALATLARWHHLYPSSPPIWIAVNFSGQEFQTPGFARSIRNLLRTHGVRPEDLHIEITERVLLQRTQEAIEEITALERLGVPFYIDDFGTGYSSLSYLHRFNISGLKIDRSFVQNTPHSPSTQTLVRAIVAMAHALEIAVVVEGVETVEQMTLLRAMGCEYGQGYFFGRPLKEQEAEEWLAQGRHTFPIDESTASNAG
- a CDS encoding branched-chain amino acid ABC transporter permease, whose product is MPWRERFSLTAVLVVAALAGLPWVLAWLGGTDTDSGLAVTVQLVLINTFILAVYAVSYDLLMGYTGILSFGHALFFGTGAYALGITVKHLGWPIWGALVLVVVLAVVQALLVGVLSLRVRGIYFTMVTLALAEGFYRLAQANDFAAYTGAKDGLHGIPLTGWLSRTDHFTRFYLTALLFLLVMYWLARRLVNSPTGRAMQAVRENESRAAALGFNPLAYKLVALVVAGVMAALAGAFNALWQGFADPGFLSVDMTIEALLMVIIGGVGTLVGPILGAGVLEILGDVLNRLFGPRWPLVFGLAYVLIVLYFPYGLLGTWRQRATQRRAGWARLRRLVVREG